The following nucleotide sequence is from Endozoicomonas sp. GU-1.
TCCAGCAAGCATATGGCGGGCAGGGAGCTGGGGAGAATGATGCCAACTGCTTCACTCAAGTATCGTTTACCGGAATATCAAACACTTGTGCATTAGAAACTTGAGAGTCGAGTGTTAGCCATCGTCCGGGATATTCTGCCGGAAGGCATCAACTGTTTTTATGTACGCCAGGCGGAAGCCCTGGGTCTTTGCCATGCGGTTTTGTGTGCCAGGAAAAGAGGGTCATATATGGTCCGCCCCGCATTGCAAGGAAAAGTTTTCCATCATGACTAAAGAGTAGTGCTTCCACTCTTATAATAAAGAGTCCGGCCTTTGGGGTGAGGTCTCAATGCCTCTGGCCCTGATGGCTCACTCCCACCTCATCAGGTCTTCGGCCTCTATGGGCCCTGACCCCGGTCAGGTTCAAGGGAGTGCAGGTCTTACCTTTTATGCCATCATTTGAACTTTATCCACGCAACTCGTTGCAGGCTTCTTACACTGATTAACCGCTGTTGCTTTTCTTTTTTAACGACAAATGTTTAATAGTTTGATGCTCATGCTCCTGCCTTGTAGGGTTCTTTCTTGGTTAACACAGCCCAGGCAATCCGAGCATTCTTATTGGCAACTGTCACCGCTGGTATATTCTTGCCCCTGCGCTGGTTAAGCTCTTTAATCCAATTATTACGTCGATCGTCGTGTTTGTCGGCTACCCTGACAATGGTTCGTCCACCGTGTATCAACAGGGTTCGCAGGTAGGTGTCACCTCGTTTACTGATCCCCAGTAAAGTGGGTACGCCACCGGTAGACTGTTGTTTGGGTACCAGTCCAAGCCAGGCTGCCATTTCCCGACCATTTTGAAATGCCGTTATGTCACCAATCGCTGCATACATTGGGGAGGGGAATCCAACCCTTAAGATCT
It contains:
- a CDS encoding transposase codes for the protein MYAAIGDITAFQNGREMAAWLGLVPKQQSTGGVPTLLGISKRGDTYLRTLLIHGGRTIVRVADKHDDRRNNWIKELNQRRGKNIPAVTVANKNARIAWAVLTKKEPYKAGA